The Candidatus Krumholzibacteriota bacterium genome window below encodes:
- a CDS encoding DUF4438 domain-containing protein — protein sequence MIRTNRDRIVVKAVLGRVTHPRIPLRNPWLVDPAGCAHVKPGTGGITYNVMVGDSAFDFEGDHVEPCVSIAHEDTGKDPSTTGGLSILSCIGNEARITSGAAAGGKGIVTGKHGGVEHVLVDFPPATLEKLSIGDRILVRAAGQGLSIPDLPDVHVMNIDPALLDACGISIESGRLVVPVAHVIPATIMGSGVGSRHAYSGDYDIQIPDDDVVREHGLQSLRIGDVIAIRDADCRFGRTVRKGAMSIGVVVHGSCVTSGHGPGVTVVMTTAGETMVPEIEGSANIASYLGIGRGRRKPKRRQRRSTGG from the coding sequence GTGATCAGGACGAATCGGGACAGGATCGTCGTGAAGGCCGTCCTCGGACGCGTCACGCATCCACGCATCCCGCTGAGGAATCCATGGCTCGTCGATCCCGCGGGTTGCGCGCATGTCAAGCCGGGGACGGGGGGGATCACCTACAACGTGATGGTCGGCGATTCAGCGTTCGATTTCGAGGGCGACCACGTGGAGCCGTGCGTCAGCATCGCCCACGAGGACACGGGGAAGGATCCGTCGACGACCGGCGGGCTGAGCATCCTGTCGTGCATCGGGAACGAGGCGCGCATCACGAGCGGAGCCGCTGCCGGCGGGAAGGGTATCGTGACGGGAAAGCACGGCGGCGTCGAACACGTCCTCGTCGATTTCCCTCCCGCGACGCTCGAGAAGCTCTCGATCGGCGATCGTATTCTCGTTCGTGCGGCCGGGCAGGGACTGTCTATTCCCGATCTGCCGGACGTCCACGTGATGAACATCGACCCCGCGCTTCTCGACGCATGCGGGATCTCGATCGAGAGCGGCCGGCTCGTCGTGCCCGTCGCGCACGTGATCCCGGCGACGATCATGGGATCGGGGGTCGGGTCCCGACACGCCTACAGCGGAGACTACGATATCCAGATCCCCGACGACGACGTCGTGCGGGAGCATGGATTGCAGTCGCTCCGGATCGGGGACGTGATCGCGATCCGCGACGCCGATTGCCGTTTCGGCCGGACCGTCAGGAAGGGCGCGATGTCGATCGGGGTGGTCGTGCACGGATCGTGCGTCACGAGCGGGCACGGCCCCGGCGTCACGGTCGTCATGACGACGGCCGGCGAAACGATGGTTCCCGAGATCGAGGGTTCAGCGAACATCGCGTCGTACCTCGGCATCGGCAGGGGACGGCGCAAGCCGAAGCGGCGGCAACGCCGCTCGACCGGGGGGTAG
- a CDS encoding T9SS type A sorting domain-containing protein: MRKPLVLILGICLLGLFIGSASAREARIDKQIMRSLSDEEYNDPQLIDAGVRDMLTAANVDTFCLVWYDFEMMDYQGWTIKDQTAQVDIFTHVDDFVGLGGGSWGGLVALEGTKSMWCGTRPGTDEYLCSWTGAPGYGNDWNQILISDVIEFQGILTFSYHGYFDSEPDFDQTYVEYDAGSGNWVEIAMYDGAVDTIATHELLLSQAKTKLRFHFTADGAWSDSDGLWDTDGGFIVDSIVVADIGGLIDYEDFESAAVGAHVSGIWTGTEEAPYGTYGGLYSNLADKDPCGDNFATQVVFFIGSSYPSSDYPGLFDTPFCLGAGNLEAPCQTELLVSPIIDMTKYSSAPNAVQDQDIPAATLPSLGGALLRFTTYRDLPTANLVFYTWQVRNWELLTATPDPDDRCPSAWLDRNYVYYGPDKDYIFTTQDVSDLLTGDPMQVGIGVSDMCDVWYLVYGNCAAHTPSPWFDNVRVYRYQTVGPQWSWRDLDIFQDNFPEVEFNLESYVRIDAANDLRGNDDPIIDPGDSAVVSCTAPLGGGIDTTADGWPMVYCNVRIRYIGDPLNPKPAIFGPTVADNTTFYGRYDSDDGVSWTKLQCDYASAGAGIAEDKYMVDMNDSLLTRGYIVEYYFEAKDRNGEWSTLPRTADEGTFFEMTALPTLASDVLFVNDMHSRGGIMGIEFWYWDPVFKNVLPAENYPDRFDVNSPSSLVSNSLGSRAKNYHLTTAYRKIFWEGGDLDEGVITDGTTDTDKSNDTQALIDWMEFAPNDVGLWVAGDQAATDLNNSTAGSALSLLNTYCGVEWVDGSYYDLTGGRLAGGTITPFVYAPNTPNNPLYHTTWGDSFYVFGGCPIINSFDVLEKTSGGEYALQYPDYGGESYYAGIFNTGINDGGFDIRTMWFGFSFAAIRDVTSASPTMANIVAKDIISWMQNDTESDITESEIPRAYSLSQNFPNPFNPTTEIRFALRAKGNVSLKVYDVAGRLVKTLANEVRDAGSYNVTWDGTNNSGVKVASGVYFYKMDTREFNQTKKMVLLR; this comes from the coding sequence ATGAGGAAGCCCTTAGTACTCATACTGGGCATCTGCCTCCTGGGATTGTTCATCGGCTCCGCGTCGGCGCGCGAGGCGAGAATCGACAAGCAGATCATGCGTTCGCTTTCGGATGAGGAATACAACGATCCTCAGCTGATCGATGCGGGCGTCCGTGACATGCTCACGGCTGCGAACGTCGATACGTTCTGCCTCGTTTGGTATGATTTCGAGATGATGGACTACCAGGGCTGGACGATCAAAGACCAGACCGCTCAGGTCGATATCTTCACCCACGTCGACGATTTCGTCGGTCTCGGCGGCGGCTCCTGGGGCGGCCTTGTCGCTCTCGAGGGGACCAAGTCGATGTGGTGCGGTACCCGTCCCGGCACGGACGAGTACCTCTGCTCGTGGACCGGTGCACCCGGCTACGGTAACGACTGGAATCAGATCCTGATCTCGGACGTCATCGAGTTCCAGGGAATCCTGACCTTCTCGTACCACGGGTACTTCGACTCGGAGCCTGATTTCGATCAGACCTATGTCGAGTACGACGCCGGTAGCGGCAACTGGGTCGAGATCGCCATGTACGATGGCGCCGTCGACACGATTGCCACGCACGAGCTGCTTCTCAGCCAGGCCAAGACCAAGCTCCGCTTCCACTTCACCGCGGACGGCGCCTGGAGTGATTCCGATGGCCTGTGGGATACCGATGGCGGCTTCATTGTCGACTCCATTGTGGTAGCCGACATTGGCGGCCTCATCGACTACGAGGACTTCGAAAGCGCGGCCGTTGGCGCCCACGTTTCCGGTATCTGGACTGGTACCGAGGAAGCGCCCTACGGGACCTACGGCGGGCTCTACTCGAACCTGGCCGACAAGGATCCCTGCGGCGACAACTTCGCCACGCAGGTCGTTTTCTTCATCGGTTCGTCCTACCCGTCCTCGGATTATCCCGGACTGTTCGACACGCCGTTCTGCCTGGGCGCCGGCAACCTCGAGGCTCCCTGCCAGACCGAGCTCCTCGTCTCGCCGATCATCGACATGACGAAGTACTCGTCGGCGCCGAACGCAGTCCAGGATCAGGACATCCCGGCCGCGACGCTGCCGTCCCTCGGCGGCGCCCTGTTGCGCTTCACGACCTATCGCGATCTTCCGACCGCGAACCTCGTGTTCTACACGTGGCAGGTCCGCAACTGGGAGCTCCTGACGGCCACGCCCGATCCGGATGACAGGTGCCCCAGCGCCTGGCTGGATCGGAATTACGTGTACTACGGTCCTGACAAGGACTACATCTTCACGACGCAGGACGTCAGCGACCTGCTGACGGGCGACCCGATGCAGGTTGGCATCGGCGTCTCCGACATGTGCGACGTCTGGTACCTCGTCTATGGTAACTGCGCCGCTCATACGCCTTCGCCGTGGTTCGACAACGTGAGAGTGTACCGTTACCAGACGGTCGGTCCGCAGTGGTCGTGGCGCGATCTCGACATCTTCCAGGACAACTTCCCGGAAGTCGAGTTCAACCTCGAGAGCTACGTCCGCATCGACGCTGCGAACGACCTCCGCGGCAACGACGACCCGATCATCGATCCGGGCGACTCCGCCGTCGTGTCCTGCACGGCGCCTCTCGGCGGTGGCATCGATACCACCGCTGACGGCTGGCCGATGGTCTACTGCAATGTCCGCATCCGCTACATCGGCGATCCGCTGAATCCGAAGCCCGCCATCTTTGGGCCGACGGTCGCGGACAACACGACCTTCTACGGTCGTTACGACTCCGATGACGGCGTGTCGTGGACGAAGCTGCAGTGCGATTACGCTTCAGCCGGCGCCGGTATCGCCGAGGACAAGTACATGGTCGACATGAACGACTCGCTGCTCACGCGCGGGTACATCGTCGAGTACTACTTCGAGGCGAAGGACCGCAACGGCGAATGGTCGACGCTTCCGCGCACGGCCGACGAGGGCACCTTCTTCGAGATGACGGCCCTCCCGACCCTGGCGAGCGACGTTCTCTTCGTGAACGACATGCACTCGCGCGGCGGCATCATGGGAATCGAGTTCTGGTACTGGGATCCCGTGTTCAAGAACGTTCTTCCGGCCGAGAACTACCCTGACCGCTTCGACGTCAACAGCCCGTCGTCGCTGGTCAGCAACAGTCTCGGGTCTCGTGCGAAGAACTACCACCTGACCACCGCGTATCGCAAGATCTTCTGGGAAGGCGGCGACCTCGACGAGGGCGTCATCACCGACGGTACCACCGATACCGACAAATCGAACGACACCCAGGCGCTCATCGACTGGATGGAGTTCGCGCCCAACGACGTCGGTCTCTGGGTCGCCGGTGACCAGGCCGCTACCGACCTCAACAACTCCACGGCCGGAAGCGCCCTGTCCCTGCTGAACACCTACTGCGGTGTCGAATGGGTCGATGGGAGCTACTACGATCTCACCGGCGGCCGTCTGGCCGGCGGGACGATCACTCCGTTCGTGTACGCTCCGAACACGCCGAACAACCCCCTGTACCATACGACCTGGGGTGATTCCTTCTACGTGTTCGGCGGCTGCCCGATCATCAACTCCTTCGACGTGCTGGAGAAGACCTCCGGCGGCGAGTATGCACTCCAGTACCCGGATTACGGGGGCGAGTCGTACTACGCCGGTATCTTCAACACCGGCATCAACGACGGCGGATTCGACATCCGCACGATGTGGTTCGGCTTCTCGTTCGCCGCAATCCGCGACGTGACGTCCGCTTCGCCGACGATGGCCAACATCGTTGCCAAGGACATCATTTCCTGGATGCAGAACGACACCGAATCCGACATCACGGAAAGCGAGATCCCCAGGGCGTACAGCCTGTCGCAGAACTTCCCGAACCCCTTCAACCCGACGACCGAGATCCGTTTCGCTCTTCGGGCCAAGGGTAACGTTTCGCTGAAGGTCTACGACGTGGCCGGCCGCCTGGTCAAGACGCTCGCCAACGAGGTGCGGGACGCCGGTTCGTACAACGTGACCTGGGATGGCACCAACAACAGCGGTGTCAAGGTCGCGAGCGGTGTCTATTTCTACAAGATGGACACCAGGGAGTTCAACCAGACCAAGAAGATGGTCCTCCTCCGCTAG
- a CDS encoding glycine--tRNA ligase subunit beta, with amino-acid sequence MKETLLLEIGCENLPSGYLDPALRQFERIVRDGLDAERIPCDSISVTGTPNRIVLVVDGVSTRQADVQQRFTGPPVSAAIGPDGLFTKAATGFAKSQGVSPDALDRIETERGTYLAVVRTIRGRGARAVFAERLPEWIAAIRFPKTMRWDASGFVFARPVRWVLCLLGGRIVRFGLGGIVSGRGTRLSPFSTDEAPVADAAAYRDLLKSERIILDPTRRSSAVRSAARRESAKLGGRLVEDDALVASVANLVESPVVMAGRFDERFLSLPREVIVTALKSHQRYFSVENESGALLPRFIAFADGARRNRREILHGYERVLHARLADAAFYFREDTARSLEEMAGELDRVVWLEGLGSLAMKSGRIAGLAESIQAAWRDDPELARVVARAAFLAKADIASEMVRDGKEFTLLQGYMGREYARASGETEEVAEAIYEHHLPRFSGDRVPASGAGALLAAADRLDTIAGCFSLGLEPTGSQDPYALRRQALGLIRILIEREIPASLPELVREALDGIRRQELADPVDGLDRRILEFLSNRFSVMLRDEGFDYDLVGSVLATPWEDPSTVRRMVSALQEMRGAGSLDVFVLAMRRIANIIPKDRRGRAAAVGEARSLDALALSGGEETFATGLFREETETRLLDAFRSAGKRLTDLERSGRLEKSYAVLEQTARDVDAYFDDVLVNCPDAAVRENRISFLQSIYRILGLYLDVTAIVVE; translated from the coding sequence GTGAAGGAGACCCTCCTGCTCGAGATCGGATGCGAGAACCTGCCGAGCGGGTATCTCGACCCGGCCCTCCGCCAGTTCGAGCGAATCGTCCGGGACGGACTCGATGCCGAGCGCATCCCCTGCGACAGCATCTCCGTCACGGGCACGCCCAACCGGATCGTCCTCGTCGTCGACGGCGTATCGACCAGGCAGGCCGACGTCCAGCAGCGGTTCACCGGTCCGCCCGTCTCCGCGGCGATCGGCCCCGACGGCCTCTTCACGAAGGCCGCCACCGGTTTCGCGAAGTCGCAGGGCGTCTCCCCCGATGCGCTCGATCGGATCGAGACGGAACGCGGGACCTACCTCGCCGTCGTACGCACGATCCGCGGCCGAGGCGCACGGGCGGTTTTCGCCGAGCGTCTTCCCGAGTGGATCGCGGCGATCCGTTTTCCGAAGACGATGCGCTGGGACGCGAGCGGCTTCGTCTTCGCCCGTCCCGTCCGCTGGGTGCTCTGCCTGCTCGGAGGACGGATCGTCCGCTTCGGCCTGGGCGGCATCGTCTCCGGACGGGGAACGCGCCTCAGCCCGTTCTCGACCGACGAGGCGCCGGTGGCCGATGCGGCCGCCTACCGTGATCTCCTGAAAAGCGAACGGATCATCCTCGATCCGACTCGGCGGTCCTCGGCCGTCCGGTCGGCCGCCCGCCGGGAATCGGCGAAGCTCGGCGGCCGCCTCGTCGAGGACGACGCCCTCGTCGCCTCGGTGGCCAATCTCGTCGAATCCCCGGTCGTCATGGCGGGCCGGTTCGACGAGCGATTCCTCTCGCTCCCGCGCGAGGTGATCGTCACGGCCCTGAAGAGCCACCAGCGATACTTCTCCGTGGAAAACGAAAGCGGCGCCCTCCTGCCGCGCTTCATCGCTTTCGCCGACGGCGCGCGCCGGAACCGCCGGGAGATACTCCACGGCTACGAGCGCGTGCTCCACGCGCGGCTCGCCGATGCCGCCTTCTACTTCAGGGAGGATACGGCCCGTTCCCTCGAGGAGATGGCCGGGGAGCTCGACCGGGTCGTCTGGCTCGAGGGGCTCGGATCTCTCGCCATGAAATCCGGACGGATCGCCGGTCTCGCCGAATCGATCCAGGCGGCGTGGAGAGACGATCCGGAGCTCGCGCGCGTCGTCGCCCGCGCGGCCTTCCTCGCCAAGGCCGATATCGCGTCAGAGATGGTCAGGGACGGCAAGGAATTCACCCTGCTGCAGGGATACATGGGACGGGAGTACGCCCGCGCTTCCGGGGAGACGGAAGAGGTGGCGGAGGCGATATACGAGCATCACCTGCCGCGGTTCTCGGGCGACCGGGTGCCGGCCTCCGGCGCCGGGGCGCTTCTCGCCGCCGCCGATCGGCTCGACACGATCGCGGGCTGCTTCTCGCTCGGCCTCGAGCCGACCGGTTCGCAGGATCCCTACGCCCTGCGCAGACAGGCGCTCGGACTGATCCGCATTCTCATCGAACGGGAAATTCCCGCCTCCCTGCCGGAACTCGTCCGCGAGGCGCTCGACGGGATCCGGCGGCAGGAACTCGCCGATCCCGTGGACGGCCTCGATCGCCGGATCCTCGAATTCCTCTCGAACAGATTCAGCGTCATGCTGCGCGACGAGGGATTCGACTACGACCTCGTGGGCTCGGTCCTCGCGACGCCGTGGGAGGATCCCTCGACGGTCCGCCGGATGGTCTCGGCGCTCCAGGAGATGCGAGGGGCGGGATCGCTCGACGTCTTCGTTCTGGCCATGCGCCGCATCGCGAACATCATTCCGAAGGATCGGCGGGGCCGGGCCGCGGCCGTCGGCGAAGCGCGCTCCCTCGACGCCCTCGCGCTCTCCGGCGGGGAAGAGACCTTCGCGACCGGCCTGTTCCGGGAAGAGACGGAGACCCGTCTCCTCGACGCCTTCCGCAGCGCCGGGAAAAGGCTAACCGACCTCGAGCGCTCGGGACGCCTCGAAAAGAGCTACGCCGTGCTCGAACAGACCGCTCGCGACGTCGACGCCTACTTCGACGATGTCCTGGTGAATTGCCCCGACGCCGCGGTGAGGGAAAACAGAATCTCTTTCCTGCAAAGCATTTACAGGATCCTTGGCCTGTATCTGGACGTCACGGCGATCGTCGTCGAGTAG